ACCGGTACGGGGGAACTACTATAACCGGTGGGCACAAGCGCCGACGAGCTGCAACCGGTGCCTGGCGCTGCTACGATGTAGATGGGCATTGCGACGAGTCTTGGCGGCCATCGACGATGACAACGATGGGCAACCACGCGATGTtgcgacgagggggggggggcattggGGGATGGGACTGCTATCGTGCCTCGTCGGAGCTGCATGCGTGTGGTGGGAGGCGGAGATGTGCACGTTGATGTCGCGACTAAGAGGCAGAAGGGATTTTTTTTTGTTCGTGCGTTGACCAAGCGTGGGCGCTGAACCTCTCCATGCAACGGTTGCACGACGATCTCCATGCAACGGTTACACGACGACCGATCGGGTGCTTGCGCCGGTCAATCGACACATAGCGCTCTCCAATTATTTCAGTctggttggagatgctctaacatgcgCGCCTCAAACCAAGCCAAAAGAAGAGAGAACAAAAAGCGAACGAAGCATGGTATTGCAATATAAAAAAAAATCACATGCTGCAATTTAATATTTGTACCCACAGAAATTGAAATCAGAAAATTGCGATGCCAATCTAGTCTGTCTTCGTAATTTTGGATGACCTTCTTTGTAAGTTGTGCTACTACTACTTGACTTGTATGGTCCCACACTGACACACACACGGCCCACACGGCTGGAGCCGCAGCCACATCTGCCGCCACGCCGGCATCGGCAACGGCGCGGCGGTCCGCGGAGGCCAGCGAGCTCGCAGCTCGCTCCAGGGTCCAGGCCACCCCCACTCCGTGCCCTACGCGCAGCGGCCGTCCATGTGATGCGCGCGGGCTGGGCGGGGCAGGGCACGGCCGGCGATTCGTCGGCTACCCCAGGCTCGCCTCCCTCGCCATCGCCACCATCGGTTTCCGTCTACTCGCCTCCCGAGCTAGGGTTCCTGACCGGGCCTTCACTCTGCTTCTGCTGAAGGTCTTTTTCTAGCACTCACAAATCATGGCTGCAATAATCCCCACATATATTTATGCTCTCTTTGGCCACTAATACAATTACAGAGTACAGACAGGTAAATAGACTACTATTTCTTCCGTAAACTTATataagtttacagagggagtactacaaaTTAGAAGCATCAGGAATGCAATAAGAGTCTGTAACAACATTGTTTGATTACATGAACAAGTAATTCAGTAGTAGCAGCTTACTGCATTTATCTCCACAAATCACAACCTCGACAGGACACTTGTTGGACATAATGCACTGAACTGCATAGTAGTACCACTTGTTGCAGTTAAACCTGCTCAATCTGTGGCCATCACCTTCCGCCTCATCCTCGCCCAATTCACAACCACAAATACATACATTTTATCACAAGCCTCATCAAAGAACAGGAAATAGGAGACCCTCCACGTTTTCTTGAACAGAAGGGAGCAGAACACTACCCAAAGGCCAAATACCAAGCCGACGCTTAGTCCAAAACACAAGGGCATCGTCTCGGATCCTCCTTTGCTCTCTTTGGGGTGGCTTTCCGCTGCATGGTTTCCTGGACAAGTCTTCCGGAGACGAGGCCCGCAGAGTCCAGGGTTGCCAATGTACATGGAGGTGGGATCATCAGGGTTGAGTGTGTCGAGCTGGGGGCCTGACGGTATCCTTCCTGACAATTTGTTGTAGGACAAATTCAGATAGCTTAGCAATGTTAGATCGGATAGTCTCGAAGGGATTTCGCCAGAGAGCTGGTTGCTGGAGAGATCAAGTGATTCCAGTGAGCGCATGGAGCCAATGCTCTCTGGGATTTTTCCAGTCAAGTGGTTCAGAGACAGATTCATGCTCACTAAACCGGATGCGGGACCAATGCTTTTGGGGATATCTCCAGTTAAATGATTCAAGGACAAATCTAGACTCACCATGTATATTGATTGACCAATATATTCTCGTCCTTGCCCTTTTGTGACTACAAATATGCTATCAATATAATAATACGCAAATCCTCCAGGAACATCGCCATCATCTACAGCAATAATGCCGCTGGAAGTGCCGGACGGAATATCCCGATCTGCTAATTCTGTGGTTTTGGTCATGCCATCCATGTTTAGCAGGGACCGAGGTATAGAGCCTGAGAAGTTGTTGTGTGCTAGGTCCAAATATTGGAGATGACGAAGTTCTTTAAGCTGGGCAGGTATATAGCCAGAAAACATGTTGGATCTGAGACGCAGATATTTCAGTTGTGGCAATTTCTGTCCAATCCATTCTGGTATGCTCCCAGAAAACTTATTTTGCCCAAGATCAACAAAAGTTAGTTCTGGGCAATTCTGTATTAACAGAGGGAATTCTCCCGAGAGGCTATTGTTGTCGATCCTAAGAGTCTCAATTGACATAGATAGTGGCATGGTAGAGCTTGAATCACTATCCGGAGAGGTTGTGTTAGGCGTTACCATTGCTGAACTTGATGTCACATGTTCTGAACATCGAGGTAAGTGACCTGTTATCATATTACTTCCAATGTCAAGATATCTCAGGGACTGTATTTGGCATAACGATGCCGGGATAGTGCCTGTGAAGTAGTTGTTAGAAAGAAACAAACTCTCTATATATATTGGCCATAAACTCAATGGTAGAGGCCCTGACAGAAAGTTGCTTGAGAGATCCAATTCAGTTGTGTACTGAGGTAGCTGTTGTACTGAGCCTGTGAATCGATTCGAGCTTAGATCTAAGACATCAGCTCCCATTTGTCCAAGAGTAGCCGGTAATTTGCCACCAATGTTATTGCTGGAGAGGTCCAAAATTTCAGCCCCTATAAATACTGTCCAAAACCAACCAGGCATGGTATCAACTATGCCAGTACCAGACATATAAAGGAAGGAGATGTTCTTCTGTGATTTAAGCCATTGAGGAAATCTCGGCCCAAGATAGGATGATGTTAATCCTAGTGACTGTAATGTGAACGGAGGGATCCAGTCAGAGTTCAGCTCCATGGTAAAGGAATTTCCAGATAAGTGTAGGTGCCGCAACTCTGTAAGCTTGGCGAAGTGACCTTGAGTGATGAGTCCATCCATCTGATTGTAGCCTAGGTTCAGATAAATCAGGTTAGAAAGCATACCTATCCCAGTTGTCAGAGGTCCTGTAAGCTTGTTGAATCTAAGATCAAGAGTGGTCAAGCTAGTCACGTTGCTGATCCAGTCTGACAAGGAACCGGTTATGCTATTGTGGCCCAGACGCAAGACCTGCAACTGACACCATGAACATTTCGGTAACCTGTCGATTAAAACTGTCACATCCCCTTGAACATCATTCCCTGCCAGTTCAAATATTCTCAGCCTGCAGAGGCTCGTGAGTGTATCTGGTAGCATTCCCTTCAGATAGTTACCACTCAGCTGAAGGACTTCAAGTGAGGTGAAGTTTCCCAAATGTGCAGGAAACATGCCATATATACCGCTATACTCAAGGCTGAGATATATGAGGCTGGTTGCATCCAAAACCCAACTGATAGCCTTGAACTGCAATTCAATTGAATTGCCAGAGATGTCAAGGATCTCGAGCATGGTGAGATTCGAGCGGGACACAAAGTGGCCTGTGCTATTAAGCGAACATGACGATAGCCTGAGGACCTCAAGAGCGGCCAGCTTGTTTACTGTGTCAACCCAGCCTATCACAGTGCTGAGGTTCACATAACTCATGTCAAGATGTTTGAGCAAAGAGAGCTGTGGCAGCCATAAGAGATCTTCTTGGTGCAATTCTTTAGATAGACCATAATAAGATCTCAGATCGAGGTATAACAACCTCGTGAGGTTGCCAAGTTGATGGGGCACTGTGCCAGAAAAATCCAGGCTGGAGAGGTTGAGGTACCGCAGGTCACCAAGAGACCCTAAGAACTCTGGGAGGCGTCCTCCAGGCCCGGTGAGATCCTCATTCCCGCCAAGGTCCAGGTGCTGCAGATGCTGCAGGTCTTTCAGAGAAGAGCTTATCTCACCTTCCAGGGAAGACTGGTCGTCCCGTTTATGGAGGTCGAGTTTGATGACATGGCCGGTCATGTTGCTGCAGCTCACACCCTCCCACCGGCAGCAGTCCTGCCCTCGCCACAACGAGAGTAGGCCATCTGGGTCAGCCGTGATGCCGGCTTTGATGGACAACAGAGCTTCCCTCTCCCTGGCGATGCATCCTCCTCGATCATGGGTCGTCCTCAGTGCTTCTGGCTTGGACCACCCTGTTGTGGTTTCGGTGAGCAGGAGCAGGAAGACTGCGAGTGCAAGCATGGTGGATTTGGAGCTGAAAGTGAAATGTGTTTCGTTGTTGAACTTCATTGTTAGAGGAGCAAAGTGATACGACAACAGGTATTATCGCAGTCAAGAAGACGCAATGGCCTGAACAATTGCAAATTTTTACCATGGTATTAGTGCGGTCAAATCAAATCGATGTTGGAATGGAGAAGAAAAACAAAGCATTCAGCACATTCAGCACTTGGCAGGAAAGAGGATCTACCGGGtcaaaaagacaaaggaaaaggaaAGGGGACATAAACAAACATTTTCCTTTTCGTAGTGCTTCAGACCCTTCAGTCCCGTGTTATGCTAGTACAGTTGAGTATGAATGTGCAGTTTGTTTCCACTCCACTCACCGTATAACATAAATTATTTGGGATAATCGGTTTTATACCCTTAATTGGGTACCACTCGTCAGGATTGCCCCTACTTTTGGAAAACACGCGGTCTTGCCCAACTCAGTTCGCTtgtcttgtgcttttgcccttcTGGCACGGCTCCATCCAGTCAGCGCCATTTGACCGTAAGGGGCGCTAGATTTTGGACATTTTTGCCCCTGTCGGTGCTACACTTAGTACCCTTTCGTCCTTAGTGAGCTCGCGCTGAACAAAACAAAGGAGCGGAGCCGGCGACGCGAGGCCTgacaaggaagaagatggagcgGCGCAGCACGGCGAGCTCGGGCTCGTCCAACTGCTCGCAGGCGGCCGGTGAGGTAAGTGAACATGAGCTTGTGCTGCTCCTCCACCCCCCAATTCGTTCTAGGATTTCTAGGGTTTGTGAGATTTGGGGGAAATTTTGACCTTCCTTCCCTTCCATTTGGTTTAGGTTGATGGGGTCGGGATTGTGCAGAATGTCTCCGAGTTCTATCTTCCCGATGACACCTATTGTGGATCGGAGTATCGTTCAAAGCATCGTTGCCCTGGTCACGGCCTTGTTCTAGCCCGCCGTGTTTCCTGGGGAGGGGCAGGCACTTGCCACCGGTTTTTAGGGTGtcctttcactactagggaaaaccttatacacagaactttagcagtagcgcgtgctaaaaaagcacgctggtgctatgTAGCAGTAACGCgctggtgtaaacagcgctacagatacaattgtagcagtagcgcgcctgaagataaaagcgctactactaaaattcccacggcttagccgataggctacacatagtagtagcgatctacgtcGAACTGCGCTAccgctacttgctttgtagcagcgcgtttacgctgAAAGGCGCTAAtgctaaaggaaataaaattaaatggaaagcaaatagaaaagtaaatgaaaatgaaagaaatagaaaaaggtgaaaggaaaaaaataaaatgtaaagaaaaataaatgaaaaaggggaaaaaagagaaaggaatagcagtagcgcgtatgaaggaacgcgctgtagctaactttgcagtagcgcacttcctgtaacgcgctactgctacttctgacttaaccgcgcTGTTCGTTCTTCCCCacgaccacttcccccaaatcccaacTCCTCCGctatcgccgccgccgtcgctcgtCGGCCACCGCGCGctctcccgtcgctctccgcacaTCCTCGACGCTgcccccgaccccggattcgacgccgcccccgaccccgacctcgacgccgccctccgccgcgcgcccaagccccgaccccgacctcgacgccgcctgcccctccctcgccgcagacacccgaggtgagcacgcctgctcctccccctcccctacctctgcctagggttcttcaaattttagttgcatcaaattagttagggttcatctatgggtggaaaggaatcggatgcggatcggatagtgctcttacGACTTCCGTTTTCATATTTACAAAACGAATACGAATGCGAATACGGATGTTATCGGATACGGATGCGGCTGGATGTTTTCTTACatgatgttttcttagatgatgaataaacactattgtaatgcataataatttctaagattaatcataaaacgagtaaaatttgaccacttatttgacttttaagttggataattggaatatccgattgaatacgaatatcggatattttggattatccgctaccactttccacccctaggttcatcaaattagatggtaattagggcagtagttcctaggtactaattagttagtaagaactaggtactaattaggtactagtttatttttatttatagtaagtttatttttagtaagaactagttgaattaatagaactagttgaacatgtcacatttgttgttatttttttagttaaagcaatttttcccgcatcgacgtcgacgatgcctatcccgcatcctcgtcgtcgactcggtggaggacacctgcttgaccagatgggccatgtccgggaatGGGCTCTGCCGGGCTGGTACTGAGAGGCGGTACCTaccgggggcgcagcttggtgaggagtcagcccgtcgttgacccgaaccttctttggtggcggtcgcgtgggccagcgacggtcgagaggcttgaggaccccacggaggtggtacgtcaccgtgtcagcgaggaggacgcgcacgtccgtcgctacttggttgtgctggagcacaggttctccaatacctcgcaggttcttcagggatctcactggagctatgatcctgtgatggtcccttctctttgggtgtccactgcccgcgccgatacccatcgttcgctagggttttagttgtattagtgatgttatatgtatgatactattcgggatgtattagtgataatattcgacgatgtgcggacgcaagagatgatttacttttgcttattgaatgcatgctaatttgaatacttatttattttatgatttggtttcgcttattgaatgctcatgtcaatatgagtcctataagatattctgaaatgtatatcttgtgttgctcaaataggatatgtgtttgcccaagtggccggtcatgtttgcaggttacacctccgagtggcctatgttttgccggagtgttgattcatttccgttccgacaaatttcaggcgcccgatatgtcctattttagcaaagtgccggatttttccgtgaattttggcatgacttgtgctagaatatgtaggaaatatcgagtgccccggatttgtgtgttgagtatcctggtagttgtcttcgatcgattttcaattaatgtttcaactatgaacataggaaatgtctggcgacgaaaaggatttcggtatttgcaaatactgcgataacgagcgcggcctgtgcgacagaatcttcctaaatgatgataggcgcttcagcatcaagctggacgagaacttcgaagtggatacagtaagtcacaacgacaagtcttttttcgtaattaagcatgacatctgcttcatttgcttcaacttataatttattttttactattctactagtgtatcccctgccatgcaagagtt
This DNA window, taken from Triticum aestivum cultivar Chinese Spring chromosome 1D, IWGSC CS RefSeq v2.1, whole genome shotgun sequence, encodes the following:
- the LOC123161407 gene encoding receptor-like protein EIX2 — encoded protein: MSKVDYVNNNPAESFNSRIRKYKSLHIVDLLDKIRQYIMEKFDLRNIIATDHFIGHYIIPAIMKVLMEKTKGLEMSIVRRSPTEAEVTATDREKREWRYPVDIEKWSCSFEMFRATYAENLPALEGKQQWDCVDLGFKLCAPVQNRPPGRPRKQRIRSTSEGKGLGPRKYKCKRCGRCGHKTKGCKESVDPAFGEEEHWGADNADDHPTANEPAEAQVEDEEEDEEPEVDVLQQQMPPPKEISHEASTQASVVSSKSTMLALAVFLLLLTETTTGWSKPEALRTTHDRGGCIAREREALLSIKAGITADPDGLLSLWRGQDCCRWEGVSCSNMTGHVIKLDLHKRDDQSSLEGEISSSLKDLQHLQHLDLGGNEDLTGPGGRLPEFLGSLGDLRYLNLSSLDFSGTVPHQLGNLTRLLYLDLRSYYGLSKELHQEDLLWLPQLSLLKHLDMSYVNLSTVIGWVDTVNKLAALEVLRLSSCSLNSTGHFVSRSNLTMLEILDISGNSIELQFKAISWVLDATSLIYLSLEYSGIYGMFPAHLGNFTSLEVLQLSGNYLKGMLPDTLTSLCRLRIFELAGNDVQGDVTVLIDRLPKCSWCQLQVLRLGHNSITGSLSDWISNVTSLTTLDLRFNKLTGPLTTGIGMLSNLIYLNLGYNQMDGLITQGHFAKLTELRHLHLSGNSFTMELNSDWIPPFTLQSLGLTSSYLGPRFPQWLKSQKNISFLYMSGTGIVDTMPGWFWTVFIGAEILDLSSNNIGGKLPATLGQMGADVLDLSSNRFTGSVQQLPQYTTELDLSSNFLSGPLPLSLWPIYIESLFLSNNYFTGTIPASLCQIQSLRYLDIGSNMITGHLPRCSEHVTSSSAMVTPNTTSPDSDSSSTMPLSMSIETLRIDNNSLSGEFPLLIQNCPELTFVDLGQNKFSGSIPEWIGQKLPQLKYLRLRSNMFSGYIPAQLKELRHLQYLDLAHNNFSGSIPRSLLNMDGMTKTTELADRDIPSGTSSGIIAVDDGDVPGGFAYYYIDSIFVVTKGQGREYIGQSIYMVSLDLSLNHLTGDIPKSIGPASGLVSMNLSLNHLTGKIPESIGSMRSLESLDLSSNQLSGEIPSRLSDLTLLSYLNLSYNKLSGRIPSGPQLDTLNPDDPTSMYIGNPGLCGPRLRKTCPGNHAAESHPKESKGGSETMPLCFGLSVGLVFGLWVVFCSLLFKKTWRVSYFLFFDEACDKMYVFVVVNWARMRRKVMATD